Proteins from a genomic interval of Aquabacterium sp. J223:
- a CDS encoding thiolase domain-containing protein, translated as MTIKGKACIAGVFEHPTRKAVDKSVVQLHAEVAKGALEDAGLSKQDVDAYYCAGDAPGLGPLSMVDYLGLKVRHVDSTDVGGSSYLVHVSHAAQAIAAGKCNVALITLAGRPRAEGMATGTAPRNFGATADTPFEFPFGPATANMYAMAAMRHMHEYGTTSEQLAWIRVAASHHAQHNPNAMLREVVTVEDVVNSPLIADPLHRLDCCVVSDGGGALIVTRPEIARSLKRPVVKILGAGEAVKGQLGGKVDLTYSGAAWSGPIAFEEAGVKPSDIQYASIYDSFTITVLMQLEDLGFCKKGEGGRFVSDGNLISGVGKLPFNTDGGGLCNNHPSNRGGMTKVIEAVRQLRGEAHPAVQVRDCGLALAHGTGGSLGTRHGSATLIMAKE; from the coding sequence ATGACGATCAAAGGCAAGGCCTGCATTGCGGGGGTGTTCGAGCACCCGACGCGCAAGGCCGTCGACAAGTCGGTGGTGCAGCTGCACGCCGAAGTGGCCAAGGGCGCGCTCGAAGACGCCGGCCTGAGCAAGCAGGACGTCGACGCCTACTACTGCGCTGGCGACGCCCCGGGCCTGGGCCCGCTCAGCATGGTCGACTACCTCGGTCTCAAGGTGCGGCACGTCGACTCGACCGACGTCGGCGGCTCGTCGTACCTGGTGCACGTGAGCCACGCCGCGCAGGCCATCGCCGCCGGCAAGTGCAACGTCGCGCTGATCACGCTGGCCGGCCGGCCGCGCGCCGAGGGCATGGCCACCGGCACCGCGCCGCGCAACTTCGGCGCCACCGCCGACACGCCCTTCGAGTTTCCGTTCGGCCCGGCCACCGCCAACATGTACGCGATGGCGGCGATGCGCCACATGCACGAGTACGGCACGACCAGCGAGCAGCTCGCGTGGATTCGCGTGGCCGCGTCGCATCACGCGCAGCACAACCCCAACGCGATGCTGCGCGAGGTGGTGACGGTGGAGGACGTCGTCAACTCGCCGCTGATCGCCGACCCGCTGCACCGGCTCGACTGCTGCGTGGTCAGCGACGGCGGCGGTGCGCTCATCGTCACGCGGCCCGAGATCGCGCGCAGCCTGAAGCGCCCGGTCGTCAAGATCCTCGGCGCCGGCGAGGCGGTCAAGGGCCAGCTGGGCGGCAAGGTCGACCTCACCTACTCGGGCGCGGCCTGGTCGGGCCCGATCGCCTTCGAAGAGGCCGGCGTGAAGCCGTCCGACATCCAGTACGCGTCGATCTACGACAGCTTCACGATCACGGTGCTGATGCAGCTCGAGGACCTGGGCTTTTGCAAGAAGGGCGAAGGCGGCAGGTTCGTCTCCGACGGCAACCTCATCTCGGGCGTCGGCAAGCTGCCGTTCAACACCGACGGGGGCGGGCTGTGCAACAACCACCCGTCCAATCGCGGCGGCATGACCAAGGTGATCGAGGCGGTGCGCCAGCTGCGCGGCGAAGCCCATCCGGCGGTGCAGGTGCGCGACTGCGGCCTGGCGCTGGCGCACGGCACCGGCGGCTCGCTCGGAACGCGGCACGGCAGTGCCACCCTCATCATGGCCAAGGAGTGA
- a CDS encoding OB-fold domain-containing protein, protein MIYSYSVMRRVEVPYVIAYVTLDEGVTVMTNIVDCDPDAVRIGQRVKVTFQPSDGGPPVAMFTPA, encoded by the coding sequence GTGATCTACAGCTACAGCGTGATGCGCCGGGTCGAGGTGCCCTACGTCATCGCCTACGTGACGCTCGACGAAGGCGTGACGGTGATGACCAACATCGTCGACTGCGATCCCGATGCGGTGCGCATCGGGCAGCGCGTGAAGGTGACGTTCCAGCCGAGCGACGGCGGCCCGCCGGTGGCGATGTTCACCCCCGCCTGA